The Prunus dulcis chromosome 3, ALMONDv2, whole genome shotgun sequence genome segment taattttttgtgtgtgtccAGTCATAGGTCACAATTGGGCATTAGTGAAATAACAAACTAAAGAAAGAATGGTTTTGCAGATTGGATCAGTATGCTATAGCAAAATTTGCCGAAAGCTTTGAGATGGTGCCTAAAACTCTCGCTGAGAATGCTGGGCGTAATGCAATGGAGATCATATCGTCCCTTTATGCTGAGCATGCATCGGGAAATACCAAAGTTGGCATTGACTTGGAAGACGGTGTTTGCAGAGACGTGTCAGCTCTAAATGTTTGGGACCTCCACATAACTAAGTAAGCTTTTCTTTGTCTTgtaatgatttatttattttttgtgtggaagtTTTCATTACATTGTATGTTGTTACAACCGTGATGCTTGATGTGATTTTGGTGTAATGAGATTAAGTTTTGTACATTAAATTTGGGtcaagaaatttttatttatttatttggtagAGGGCTCTTTTAATTCCCATGCCCTTTCCAGAGGTTTTGCTAGCCAATGATTTCCTGCTGCTTCTATTAGTGGTTCATTTGTTTGGTGCGTGTATCCTTCTGTTGATGTTATATATCAAAGTGCAATTTAATTTAGCTTTGTGAGGGGGTATTGTGGTGAAGTTGTAATATGGATAATAGGCATAATTAGGCAGTTGTCTACATTTGTAATATTTAATCTAGTCCatgatttgtatttttgttttttggcctgAAGTCCATGATTTGTGGTAATTCATATCTTTGCCAAAATCCTTTACTCCATGGAACCCAGTTGTTCAgtgtttttttcccttcattATTCTGTTTGTGTATATAAATGTAGCTATATATCCATTTTGAAAgctttatttatgttttggttTCAAGAAATGGTTGGTTTCTTGAGGATAATGCAGCGACGATTCTAACCTTTTAAAAATCCTCCATCAATTTAGTGGATGTATTCTCATTCTGGATTTTCGTATGAGTTACATCCATATGAAAGGGTTTgtagtatttttcaataaGTGAAGATTCAGTTAAGGAGGAATAACGACATGTAAGCCAAGCGTCGTTCATATCTCAAACTCATACACATCAGATGTTTTATTAATTGTAAATAGATGTTTTTCATTCATCTATTTGAATTCAATGTActttttgaaattattgtgATTTATAAGTAAACTTTGGGTTAAAAAGTTATGTTATATAGGATAGAGGCATCATATTCTATGTTGggctctttttttctttttggcctGATCTTTCTTGGGGTGTTTGCTACAGGTTTTTTGCTCTCAAATATGCTGCAGATGCTGCCTGCACTGTTCTACGAGTAGATCAAGTAAGTAACTAATAACTATTGAGTTTTCCAACTTTTGGAGTACCCAACTTTAATTTCGAACTGAATCATAAAACTGAAATACTAAGTGCATCTGGTTTTAAACTCGTCTTTGAGCTTTTGTTTGGATTAAAATAAGAAACCTATGAAACTCGTACCAATACTTCAAACAATGGAAGCaaatatgatatttttttgaagttcCTTTGGGAAATGCAGAATTTGTTAAATATAGTGTCACTGCAGTAGGTATAATTCTTTATTAAGATTGATGTAGGGTTGGGCGTACCTCTATTTTACAAAGAATTGAACAGCGAGGGATTTTGAAATTGTGAGACAAGGATTTATGACTTAAATGTATTGCTAATATATCTTCTGCTAGAAATACCCACTTTAGCATAACTGATTGGATATAAGTTGGGCCGCTTTTCAATGATTTCGCTCTTGACAAAACAAGacttaaaaaaaagacataatagctgctttgtttttgtcagaACATGAAAGTTGGTTTGATGATTAGCATAAATTAAGTGTTAAAATTCATTTATCTAATTGCAAGAATATGTGATGTTGATTATCATTTAAATCATAAATAATTATGTTGACAAAACTCTCTGTGATGCAGATTATAATGGCAAAACCAGCAGGTGGCCCTAGTAAGAGAGATCAGCCTGCAGGGATGGATGAGGACTAATTTTGTGTACATGACAGTTGACTATCTTTGCTTGTATTGCTCTATGTTAGGGATCTTTTGTTCCATTTTAgtaacaattttgtttaggagaaaaagaaacttgtTATTGCAGTTCATGCTTTGTAAATGCTACTTTTCTGTTACGATGGACACATGGTATGCCCTTGTTGGGTAGGTTTGGATTGAAACAATGATCATGGTATGCCCCTGTAGGGCTGGTTTGGATTGAAACGATGATCGGGTGCTTGAGCCATGTTTAGTGAGAAGCTTGaatgtattttcttttctgttgtatttggcccttttcttttcaagtatGCCAGAAATCATCCTGGTTTTGTAATATGTGGTTTGTGCTCAATTATGGTTAAGGTTAATGCTTGGCATGCTTTCACTAATTACTTGCATTTTTGTACCCAATATTTGATAGCTGCCTTCTTTTGAACGAAGATTCATTGAGGGAGAGAAttactttccttttgaatatgaatcGATGTGCAACTCCAACTATCATTTGAAAGGTCAACATCAATTCGTGCGTAAGGATGGATAACAATTGTCGTGTCTGTGAGATTTGAATTCAGGATTACTTTCAACAGAATGGAGACTGTTATTAGACCAAATTACCCGTTGACATATGAGGTCTGGAGGTTTTTATGTGAAGATGTATGCTTGTAATTCCTACCTTATTCTGTAATATTTACCCTCATTAATCCTAATAATTTTTGGGGTTTGTAGGGAGGTCTTATGCCAGGGAGGGTAAGAGTCCAATTCTTGTCATGGATATGAAGGATATAAGTGGTAATTCTTGTCATTGGTATGAAAGGGTACAAAGGATAAGTGCTCTACTGCGAAAGTTACAAACTTACCAAGTTAATCCAGATATTTGGCGGGCTTAAAGTTGGCAAAGAAATTTTTGTGAACTTTGACAGATGGGCTCAGGAGAAAAAGTGGTGGCATAAGTCCAAAGTAAATATCCAGACAAAACAGCGGGCAAATAAGGATGAGCCTAGCAAACTAGCGACTAATGTGTGTGGAAGCTGTTAAAGcttcttcattctctctaTCTCATGgcttctcttctttccttctaTGTTCCCAATTCAAAGATGATAAGAGCTTCTTCATCACAGTCTGTTTCTGCACCGACAGTTTCCGTGCCGGAGAACCTTACTGAAAAATTTGGGAGAAAGGGCATCAAGTTCTTGGAGTCTGATAACATCCCCATTGTTGAACTCAGAGTCAGAAATGGCAGTTCATTGAGGCTTCAAATACCCAATGCTCATGTGACTTCATACAAGCCAAAGGTGTACTGGAAGGACGACGGCTTCCAAGAAGTTCTTTACACAATTCCAGGCAATGGAACAGATCCTAATTCTACCAAAGCCAAGGGAGGAATTGGTTTGGTCTTGAATGATATATCAGAAGCAGGCTCCAAAGGCTCACTTGTTTCCACTTCTGAATGGACAGTAAAAGATGTTGATTCCGATTCCATTGATGCTCtccaggtttttttttttttttcgttctttctttcttttggttccatttgaaacaaaaaaaaaaatacagagacGTCAGAAGTTTAAATGACCAAAACCTTAGTTGTTAGAAATACATAAGATTTTGATCATGAAATTACCAAAACAATGCACAGATACAAAACTAGAGAGCCGAGAATATATCTTGGTTTTCCATTGATTTGTCACTTAGATTTGTTGCAGGTTGAATTAAGCAGCACTAGTGGAACACTTGACATAACCTATGTCGTCAGTTTATATCCGGTAAGCATGGCAACGGCTGTTATTGTGAGAAACAAAGGCCGGAAGCCAGTGACTCTGACCAATGCCATACTCAGCcatttcaagttcaaaagaCGAAGCGGGGCGGGGATCCAAGGTCTCAAGGGCTGTGCTTACACTGCACTCCCTCCACTGTCTTCTCCTTTTGAGATTTTGTCTCCAGCTGAAGCAATGAAAGCTGACACTCCAGGGTGGTTCGATTTTGGTTCTCAGCCTGAAGAGAAGCCAGGTTCTTGGACTCACCAAGATGTGCCTTTCaccattttgaaaaacaagttCAGCAGGGTTTATGCTGCCCCTCCTAAAGAGAGACTGAAGCCAATTTATAACACGCCACCTTCCAAATATGAAACACTGGATCAGGTAACCATTCTTTGCTAAATATTCTTCATCTAACTCCTaatcaacaaaaatatatcCGGTGATCATCTGTCTATTCAAATCTCATAAACGAGAGTTCGATGTGTcgttaaataataataaaaaatcagcaAAAACATAAGGAATGAATAATTGAGTCTCGCTagatgtaaaataaaaaaattgtaattggTTGCCAGTTTTTTATGGAATTGCGTGACTGCGAATCAGGACCGCACTACCTAATCAATGGTTCAAATTTACTGTCCGACAAGGAACATTACCAATGATATTGGTTCTTGTACATATTTAtgtaaacataataaatttgtgtttattttttctttccaactTATTGGTTTGTGAATTTCAGGGGCGTGAGCTCTTCTACAGGGTGATACGCATGGGATTTGAGGATATCTACTTATCCAGCCCTGGTTCTTTCTATGAGAAATATGGGGAGGAGTATTTTATATGCACTGGCCCTGCTTCAATGCTGGTACCTGTGGTTGTCAAGCCTGGTGAGGATTGGAGAGGGGCACAAGTTATTGAACATGATAATTTGTagtaaatatttttcttttcctttgttccTTTTTTGTGTTCTAAATATCTGTAGAGCAAGGTCtagtcttttttctttttttttttcttcttcttctactagTTTGATCACCTGGTAAGCATGTGACGCCAAATATTTTTCGTACCATTGATTTCGTTCATCACAAAATCACACTGATGTATTGTTGATCGTATTGACTTCATCCTATGGATAGTCTACACAACTAATGATCCATATTTACCTGCAATAttagaaacaaagaaaaggaatCCCATGGCAAACTAAAGGTTTCAGGTTCGAACCCTCATGGAATCTTAGTTGTGTGTATGTGAGAAACTCCCCTTCCtcgtagtttagactatcgcttgtactcaaaagaaaaaaaaaaaaggatactTTCAGATGTAGAGAGTGGAACCTAGTTTAAAACTTTATCAATTAGAAGTTGCTACATGGGACGTCGttactttttattaaaattgatCTTAAAATTGATCTAAATTGTTGTGCACATTTTTCTCTGCTATGTATTTTGTACGATAAATGTATCTTATATTCTCAATCAATACTTCGCTTTTACTCATTAAATAGAGTTTGttcaaaaccctagccccctttctcccaaaaaacactcttagagcCTTTTTCACTTTTAGGGGGGAagagccattgttcttcctccctctcccctcttctcttcctctcttcctcctttcacctcttcccccattttcagagacaaatgattttccctatttgtcttagttttgttatgattttcatccaaccattataGGCGGTTGTAGCTCAGCGTtggatcttcacctgcatttcggcgtcggatcttcaccactatcttttttgcaatttctttatttttggaataagttgcagataCTCTTTGGGTTATCTGTGtggttttcacctctcctttcgtgagagtttttcatctctcttttgtgagagcttttcatctctccttggtgagagctttatttgtattgttatggcttggttttttcaagctttatcttttttttattattctaaattTGCAGTTTTAGTTGGGATTcctatgccagagttttttcgatcttgcctgatcgttagtggagagatacctaattttcttaattttgatattagaaagctccgttattgtaatggtttgtggctagtgactttttttactgaattatgaatgcaatcatagaatttctccaaaaaaaaaagattcatGACATAGAGGTCCATGCCAACTTTCTAAATGGCACACAAAccttggtaattttttttttttatagttggAATACGAATGATAGTCTAAACCTAATGCAACAACACTATTTCTTGCAGCAACACTTATCTACTCTGATGTACTCTACTTCTTTATCACTATATAAGGTTTGTACATAATATATCTCTACAACTCAAACCAAAATACATATTCAAAAAAATCACAGAAAGTTCAAACAGATCTCTTGCACACCATAGTAAGATTAGATCTGAAAAAGGCTAAATAAAAGCATGATGATACGTGAACCAAATTAAGATAGGGAGATATGAAAAGATGCACAAAGTGAgatgaaaaggaaaactagATATAGAACTTGACGTAAatcttaaaaaagaataataattgggaaaaaagagagagagagagagagagagagagagagagagagagagagagagagagagagagagagagggatggCATAGAAACATTATATAtctaaaggaaaaaaaaaaagaaaaagaatggaGAGATATCAggccaaaaaaattatggggAGTTATCCGAAGAATGagatagaaaagaaagaaaaaaaaagtaggagagagagggagagagagagagagagaggtaagaaagaaaagaaagaggtGTGACGCATAtaagtaggggtgggcacggtcgGGTTTATTCCTCGAATTGGAACTAAAATAAAACCTTATGTATACAGTCTGGGTTTCGTtcaattttcatataaaaGTATCTAGAGGAATTGAACTGGACCGACAATTTATCCTCGAATTGGAACCGAAATTAAAACTTACACACAATCCGATTAGTGCTTGACTAATGgaaccaaatcaaatttataCGGTTTCAGTTTGGTTTAGCCGGTTTGCAGTTTgggagaagagaaaagaggaagatgtgcagaagagagaaataggaagaagagagaagcagaaagaagggaaaagtaggaaaaagagaaaatatgaaaggagaaaaagaatgagGCGTAACAAGAAGAATGAGAATGATtcactaaaaagaaaaagaagtagtGCTAGAGTTGTTATTTAGTGAGGTATAAATTGGGACTAAGCCAATTGTGTATTAATTGGAATTATCTTCATATTACTTGGGGTTACTAATGtgatttgaatattaatttggcttacaaataaatttggaTATAAATGAATTAGTAAACTTAACATAACCCGTCTGATTCCATTTAGACTAATTTTTCCAAGGCAAGAGCCTGGATGGGAACTGATCCAAACTGTCATGTTCAATTTTTGAGCCTCAGttgacttttttgggtttttttcaACTCGATTCTGCTTTAAATGAGGTTCACATGGGCTTAGTACTTTACTAAGGGTAGGCATTTGAACTGATGAACCGAACCAAATCGATATGGACAAAAACCCAGGAAAATTAGTTTTGGCTTAAAGCTGTTCGTTTCTCAATTTTTACCACTTAAAAACCAAACCGGATAGATACATATATtgataatataaataatttttcttaagaattttatacaaaaattaGAGTATCCTAATCTCTCTTAGCCTCCCTTGTCTCCCACATGTCTCACCCCTCTTTTATCTTCATCATGATGTCAACCTCCTCATCCCTCCCTGTCTCATATCCATGCCTCTAATGCCATCATCCACtatctttttgttgttttgatttgaattCATTGATGGATTAGTGTAAGAGagttgagttttatttttgggcttCAAATGATAAtgcccaaccaaaaaaataaattcaatgcAAAGGTAGGGTATGTTAACACTCATGGTCTCATAGGTTACAATGACCATCACATTGAAGTTGGTTCTTTGAGAGCTCTTGATGCATTTATTGACCTAGAAGTGTAGGATTTTGGCCTCAGAGATAATTAGCGGCCACATGGATGATTGAAGTTGATTCTTGATCTTGAGAAATTGAATCTAAGGTTTTCTAGACAAGTTGAATTTAGTGTGTGGGATTAGATGAGGTAGGTAGGAAAATATTAGTAGAGATTAGAGGCGCATATTGGTAGGAGTTTGAATAGGCATGGTTCAAACTAGTGTTGGGCTCGGTTTGGGTTGGTTCAATTTTGGGCTCAAACCAAACACTGAACCGTAGGTGTGGCTATTATATATGGAAATCGGAACCAAACCATAGCTGGTGTAAACTAGTGACTTCGGTTAACCGAACttattggtttggtttggttcagtCTGGATTTTGGGCTTTCTTAAAAATTGCTCAAATTTCACACAAAATACATTTATGAGCCCAATTCAAAGCACATAAACATGTACATGAATTCAAAGCATATAAAGCTGTACATATTCAAAGCATTTTTTAGCCCAAAATCATATGTTAAAAACTGGACAgcagcatcatcatcattatatATTCAATATCCATCATCACACATTGATCCTCAAATATCATAAATGACAAACATCACACATGAATTTAACACATTACGATCCATCATCACACAAATGGCAAACATCAAAcataaatttaacaaattcAACACAATATGAAAGATAGATATTAGTATATCACAAGTTTCAACAACAATCAAAACAACAACATCAGAAATTACAAAGCATCCAAGCTACATAAAAAGGATTGTTGTAGTAGCCGCTACCATCTTGTTTCTTCAATCAATCCGTGGGAATGAGAGTGTCACTAAgaggttgtccatttaattgaAATGATTCAACTTCTGCAAgaacataaaacataaaataaattaatgtttaCAAAGTTAAAACACAcatattaaaactaaaaacaataacaataccaaaccctttcctttttccaatttctccAAAGTTAGGTACAACTCCAATTCATCTTCAGTGCTCTCCTTGTTGAAGTCAAAACCCTCACTTCTCAACCAATCATTTGTGCATATAAGGGCTTCAACTGTTTTGGGAGTCAAACAAGCCCGAAAAGGATCCACAACCTTTTTTCCAGCACTAAAGGCGGATTCTGAATGGACACTCGAAATGGAAACAACAAATATGTCCTTTGCAACCTTAGACATGATTGGAAACCTTGGAGAGTGTTCTTTCCACCAAATATGTCCTTTGCAACCTTAGACATGATTGGAAACTTTGGAGAGTGTTCTTTCCACCAGCCCAACAAATTAAACTTTACATTTTTTAGATTCCTAACAGGCTCCAATAAGTATTTATCAACTTCGTTCCCAATTTGTACCAcatctttatcttttcttgATCTCATAAATTGCTCAAGCATTGAATCACTCTCAACACATTGATCCAGCTCACTCTCCGTGATTTCTTCCACATAAGAGTGGCAAATAGAtgggttttctttcttgtacTTCTCATACAAATGCATTAAAACCTTCTTTACTTCAACTATTATCTCATCAACTTTGGATTCATctatttccaaaaaaaaaggaaggttAAACTGAACATAGTCAATTTTGTACCTTGGATCAAGTACAACTAGTATTATAAGCTTGTTCATACCACTAATTTATCCCCAATACTTGTTGTACTTCTTTTTCATTGAAGTTGCTATCCTTTTCATAAAAGGGTCTCTGCTTTGCATAATTCCATTCAACCCATTCACAATTTTACACTACTACGTTTTACTATTTACGCGACAAacgtttgcgcgacgaatacatgttcgtcgcgcaaaacgcaATAAAGCGACGCAAAAAACCTATCGTTgtgcaaaaaatttaaaacttgcgcgaccaaaGTTTTCGAAGCGCAAAACATCTTAGCGCGACATATAAAcaccttcgtcgcgcaaagggggaaaaaaaaaaacccgggTATTCTGTTGGCTCCAAATACTTGCGCGGGAGAGCAATCGTCGCTTAAGAAAACATAGTGCGACGATAGAATAATTTGTCGCGTAAAAGCGAGGTGATTTTGCTGCAAAACTCTTGCGACGACAGGTTTCGtcgcaaaagacaacttagcgcgacgaaaccatttatcgtcgcgtaagaaaacgaaggatatttttaatttggcgccaaaataattgaggggggatattttattttgcatgacGAAACATATTTCATCACGTAAAGCAGATGTCGGTACATTCTTGCTCGACGAAAAAGAATTGTTacgcgacggaattttgtttttgggcgaCGAGGACAAGAATTTGCACGACGAAATCTTGTGTGACGCAAACATCTTACAtcgcgcaaaagtttttttgtcgaCAAGTTtttacgcgacgaaaaaaaCTCGTTTTgtgcaaccaaaaaaatggtttttcgcaacggcattttgcgcgacgattagtaaattcgtcgcgcaaattctttcttcttcatatcagaactttgccattgcagaggcagaaaggaaaaaaatttcctttctgcctctctctcaacctctcTGCCACTGTATTTACTGGAAATTCAGTACGTTCAGTgggtaagtattttttgtcgttactttataagtattaatgtaaattcgtactaacgctattaattttgttctcgttagggctatttgtaattagcgattggtggagaacgattgacacggtattttattcgtttgatatattaaaaatgttaaactTAGTTTGTTATATGTACagtttttttgtgaagttatatttatattatgttgttaaattgtgtgtgacgtagcacaatgtgttgtgatgtacgaagttaattgaaattaacttcgtacttttatttgtatgtttagtaacatttagtttcccgttcgagattagttggatttcgtacatggatgcgtaaagcatgactgcggtccaattaattcttgaattgtcccactatttggacagtttggtaatgcatagtgttgtcatgTAATCcacggctacaggattaggtttcgattgtggagatttcggtgtcatctcggtacgttcttcgggtggtacgtaggtatttatacctatgcccacctcaagaactgtatcgagatgctgccgaaattcatccatgtcgaaatctaatctcatgtagccgtaggttacgtgacaggactatgcattcccaaatgggatagggcccttaccggaggcataaggtgacattataacttcgtatgaagttgttgtgattgttatgttgtgattatggtttcaggaattatgagcagaaggtggatacagaacccgaatagatgctcagacgaatacttggatggaatcgaggattttattgagtttgcacgtagacacaacccgggtgcaactagaatccgatgtccttgtaggaggtgtaataacacgttgtgggagacaattgaaaatgttggatttcatttagtaaggaatggaatgattgagacatatagcatttggaaccttcatggggaacaattagaccatgcttcgtcttcaaatgccacaagaatggacaatgttgaacctattgtggatcctaatgatcaagtcatggatattatagaggatgtttttccatttgcatcgaccaacatcaatcacgaaagggaagatgacgtgccaacaccaatagacagcgcggagtttgaacaatatgaaaaactgttaaaaaatgcaaaccaagagttatacccggggtgcgagagcttttccgttctcacggccattgtagagctaatgcacggaaaaataaagtatcgtatgtcgaacctgtgtttcgattacttttttggggttttcaagagaatgcttccgatggacaattgtttgccgaaagaccataaacacgcgcagaaggtgttgaatggtcttggattgggttatgaaaaaattcatgcttgcaaaaataattgcatgttattctacaaggagcatgaaacgttggatacatgccttatatgcaatgagtcgaggttcaaaatgacatctcataatagaacgactaagatcccacaaaaagtcatgcgttatctgcccctgaaacctaggttgcagcgattgtatatgtcgacgcacactgccacagacatgagatggcataaggaaaaacgggtagacgatgatgtaatgcggcatcctgcagatggggaggcatggaaagagttcgatcgaacgttccccgagtttgctgctgatccccgaaatgttagattgggacttgccactgacggattcaatccgtatggggttctaaaccaacaccacagcacttggccgattttcgcattcccatataatttgccgccttggaaatgcatgaaaaaagaatacatgatgatgactgttttgataactgaggatcctggaggtcaatcgatgtttacttaaggccgctggttgatgagctgaaggatttatggacaaacggtgttcgcacgtacgataaatcaactggaagatgttcactttgcgggcagcagttatgtggactgtgaatgattttccagcatatgcaatggtttctgggtggagcacaaagggttatatggcatgtcctgtatgcaaggaagatgtaacttctggttggcacgcggaaaaagtttgttaccttggtcatcggagatggttgccatgggaccacgagtggcgggaaaaagataaagagttcgacgggaacacagagcgcctcagacctagagaatggtccggtgatgagatcttgaaACAGCTTAACCGTTTagattttgctccgttcgaaaaaacagttagtcggaccagaccttcta includes the following:
- the LOC117622383 gene encoding photosynthetic NDH subunit of subcomplex B 2, chloroplastic translates to MASLLSFYVPNSKMIRASSSQSVSAPTVSVPENLTEKFGRKGIKFLESDNIPIVELRVRNGSSLRLQIPNAHVTSYKPKVYWKDDGFQEVLYTIPGNGTDPNSTKAKGGIGLVLNDISEAGSKGSLVSTSEWTVKDVDSDSIDALQVELSSTSGTLDITYVVSLYPVSMATAVIVRNKGRKPVTLTNAILSHFKFKRRSGAGIQGLKGCAYTALPPLSSPFEILSPAEAMKADTPGWFDFGSQPEEKPGSWTHQDVPFTILKNKFSRVYAAPPKERLKPIYNTPPSKYETLDQGRELFYRVIRMGFEDIYLSSPGSFYEKYGEEYFICTGPASMLVPVVVKPGEDWRGAQVIEHDNL